From one Anopheles bellator chromosome 1, idAnoBellAS_SP24_06.2, whole genome shotgun sequence genomic stretch:
- the LOC131209249 gene encoding probable salivary secreted peptide produces the protein MKVAIVLTVVAVLGFSCLAVAQNHNYFFGARKPYDTLVNTTTYIRPGGFLRVRTDNLEYPLKGQRGRNITAIYVYDRIGGGRGGYANIVWGGIGKNYTRVHLKSQRGLGMNFQVEIYGL, from the coding sequence ATGAAAGTCGCCATCGTGCTCACCGTTGTGGCCGTGCTCGGGTTCAGCTGTTTGGCAGTGGCCCAGAACCACAACTACTTCTTCGGGGCCCGAAAGCCGTACGATACGCTCGTCAACACGACGACCTACATCAGACCGGGTGGCTTCCTGCGAGTGAGGACCGACAACCTGGAGTACCCGCTGAAAGGGCAGCGGGGCCGTAACATTACCGCGATCTACGTgtacgatcggatcggtggtggccgcggagGATACGCCAACATTGTGTGGGGTGGCATTGGCAAGAACTACACGCGCGTCCACCTGAAGAGCCAGCGAGGACTCGGCATGAACTTCCAGGTGGAAATCTACGGCCTGtag
- the LOC131208351 gene encoding dual specificity protein kinase splA-like yields the protein MANVCKKMRRRSRMKVLKILQSFSQGTFIAFMLLLFGVNCMGEPGYLDFDNLPETNFTCAGKVIGGYYADLEASCQMFHVCTIGQGDEPMDIKFLCLNGTVFDQETRVCERVDEVDCSKSEKFYYLNLELYGNTIIPSPEEGSSEEDGNDGASSTTTSSTTTTTTSTTTVKPPTTTPSRRFIFNNNHNNKGPFTQPISSSTVASPMHAFSSTPKSPADDEDYEYEDDVEYGAGEKPANQGGSGSLDGGAFSPQQFTLQQQQQQPKTEAPTKAGQSPVKPAVSFQQQHFQNGGTLTVTNSHVTVTTHTTGVGGPPTPNAAPSNGTSKPKVQTQQILLTHKQKQQFEHQKRQQQEQLLQQQAITKQHEELQKRQQEAAVKQQQKALQQQQKQVQQHEAEIKNHQALLLLHTQKINRAQQKQPAIPSSSSSSSGAPPPTQRSPFLGGSGFGSGPQQQQQQTQAPKRIPLLASASPLVLPSPSSPLTPFRLRAQGFKLPPSVAPPPTQQRQDILRQQQQQLQQHQQQHHHHQQHPEQERFEGYRRQPPPQYPVRFQVPLHLPFEQPLRNQKDISLQFDPEVEDLTQIPQHKELKRSDPPFHHTPGLAPPPAPPLVAKEPASERKSGPVQSEAVPPGADPGTVPGVEPVVEYEYDDEEEEDYSSEGDEPRPGSHGLDSAKSNTNSEFVIAQNGPPNGGSSDEAEHPGEAARRSDGRPNSTSNSRSGNSNSSSSNSGSTSSSNSNSNDRSAKKLPSGSGSNTSRFIINNEHHKSHGSGGGSGTVGSSSSGAAPRVQPSARSPPAGPKVIVTTSTSIRDNHGRTINYSITSNGGSFSTAASHSEAGPLTTSRPAQSPQQQQQQPVTRGYDEYKDERDVLSDPFFRDVPRTGHVARTRRSPSAVPRGRRSFILLVPRFM from the exons ATGGCCAACGTATGCAAAAAG ATGCGGCGACGATCCAGAATGAAGGTTCTAAAGATACTGCAGTCGTTTTCGCAAG GAACATTCATAGCATTTATGCTACTCCTGTTCGGCGTAAACTGTATGGGTGAACCCGGG TACCTCGACTTTGACAACCTTCCGGAGACGAACTTCACGTGCGCGGGCAAAGTGATCGGTGGGTACTATGCCGACCTGGAGGCGTCCTGCCAGATGTTCCACGTTTGCACCATCGGCCAGGGCGACGAACCGATGGACATCAAGTTTCTCTGCCTCAACGGGACGGTGTTCGATCAGGAGACGCGCGTCTGCGAGCGGGTCGACGAGGTCGATTGCTCCAAGTCCGAGAAGTTCTACTACCTGAACCTGGAGCTGTACGGCAACACGATCATTCCATCGCCAGAGG AAGGAAGCTCCGAGGAGGACGGAAACGATGGGGCGTCGTCGACCACGACCAGttcgaccacgacgacgactaccagcacgacgacggtgaagccacccaccaccaccccctcgaGGAGGTTCATTTttaacaacaaccacaacaacaaggGACCATTCACGCAGCCCATCTCCTCGTCGACGGTGGCCTCGCCGATGCACGCGTTCTCGAGCACACCGAAGTCAccggcggacgacgaggactaCGAATACGAGGACGACGTGGAGTACGGTGCCGGGGAGAAGCCGGCCAACCAGGGAGGCTCGGGTTCGTTGGACGGTGGAGCCTTCTCACCGCAGCAGTTcacgctgcagcagcagcagcagcaacccaaAACGGAAGCCCCGACCAAGGCGGGCCAGAGCCCGGTGAAGCCGGCCGTCTcgttccagcagcaacacttcCAGAACGGAGGCACGCTGACCGTGACCAACTCGCACGTGACGGTCACCACGCACACGACGGGCGTGGGAGGGCCGCCCACGCCAAACGCGGCCCCGTCCAACGGGACCAGCAAGCCGAAGGTCCAGACGCAGCAAATCCTTTTGACACACAAGCAAAAGCAGCAATTTGAGCACCAgaagcgccagcagcaggagcagctgctgcagcagcaggccaTCACCAAACAGCACGAGGAGCTCCAGAAGCGCCAGCAGGAGGCCGCcgtcaagcagcagcagaaggcactgcagcagcaacagaagcagGTCCAGCAGCACGAGGCGGAGATCAAGAACCACCAGgccctgttgctgctgcacacgcAGAAGATCAACCGGGCGCAGCAGAAGCAACCGGCCAtcccgtcgtcctcgtcctcctcgtcgggAGCGCCCCCGCCCACGCAGCGCTCCCCGTTCCTCGGTGGCAGTGGCTTCGGTTCCGGtccgcaacagcagcagcagcaaacccaAGCACCAAAGAGAATCCCGCTGCTGGCGTCCGCGTCCCCGTTGGTCctgccgtcgccgtcctcCCCACTGACCCCGTTCCGGCTGCGGGCGCAAGGCTTCAAGCTGCCGCCCTCGGTGGCGCCCCCACCAACCCAGCAGCGCCAGGATATcctgcgccagcagcagcagcagctgcagcaacaccagcagcagcatcaccaccaccagcagcacccggagCAGGAGCGCTTCGAAGGCTACCGAAGACAGCCACCGCCTCAG TATCCGGTTCGTTTTCAGGTACCGCTGCACCTGCCCTTCGAGCAGCCCCTGCGCAACCAGAAGGACATCTCGCTCCAGTTCGACCCGGAAGTCGAAGACCTCACGCAGATCCCGCAGCACAAGGAGCTGAAGCGATCGGACCCACCGTTCCACCACACGCCTGGCCtggcgccaccgccggcccccCCGCTGGTCGCGAAGGAGCCGGCCAGCGAGCGtaagtccggtccggtgcaaTCGGAAGCCGTGCCCCCCGGTGCAGATCCTGGCACCGTTCCCGGAGTGGAGCCCGTGGTAGAGTACGagtacgacgacgaggaggaggaggactACAGCTCCGAAGGGGACGAGCCCAGGCCGGGTAGCCACGGGCTGGATAGCGCCAAGTCCAACACCAATAGTGAATTTGTTATCGCCCAGAACGGGCCTCCGAACGGGGGCAGCTCCGACGAGGCGGAGCACCCTGGCGAGGCAGCCAGACGAAGTGATGGTAGACCGAATAGTACTAGCAATAGCAGAAGTGgtaacagcaacagcagcagcagtaacagtGGTAGCACTAGcagtagtaatagtaatagtaaCGATCGTAGCGCTAAGAAGCTCCCTAGCGGTAGCGGCAGCAACACTAGTAGGTTTATCATTAACAACGAACACCACAAGAGCCAtggtagcggcggcggcagtggcaccgTCGGAAGTAGCAGCAGTGGTGCGGCGCCACGTGTACAGCCCTCGGCCCGCAGCCCGCCTGCGGGTCCGAAGGTGATCGTCACGACGAGCACCTCAATCCGCGACAATCACGGTCGCACGATCAACTACTCGATCACCAGCAACGGCGGAAGCTtcagcaccgccgccagccactCGGAAGCGGGCCCACTCACAACGTCCCGCCCCGCACAGtccccgcagcagcagcagcagcaaccagtCACCAGGGGCTACGACGAGTACAAAGACGAGCGAGACGTTCTGAGCGATCCGTTCTTCCGGGACGTTCCGCGTACCGGGCACGTCGCCCGAACCAGAAGATCGCCATCGGCCGTGCCGCGCGGCAGGCGCTCGTTCATCCTGCTCGTTCCTCGCTTTATGTAG